A segment of the Ignavibacteriota bacterium genome:
AGGCGTTTGCCCCGCTCTTCTTCCGCCAGAGTTGGAAGAGCGAATCAAAGCGCTTGCCGTAGATGCGTACCATTTGATTGGTTGCCGCGATTATGCGCGCGTGGATTTCCGCTTGTCGAAAGACCATCAGCCGTTCATTCTCGAAGTGAACCCGAACCCCGACATTTCAGAAGATGCCGGGTTCATGCGTTCGGCGAGAGTGTATGGATTGGAGTTTGAAGAAGCAATCGGGAAAATCGTTGAGTTCGCATTGGAACGAGCCGCATAATGTTCAGTGAACAAGTTTCAGTTAGAAAATTTCAATCAGAAGATAAACCTGCAATCATCAAAATTCTGAGAGCGACAAATGTTTTCAGTGATGAAGAAATTACAATCGCAATTGAGTTGATGGACGATTTCTTACAAAAACCGAATCAACAAGATTATGATGTGTACACCGCAGTCAGCGAAGAAGGACAAGTACTCGGTTACTACTGTGTCGGTCCGACTCCACTCACGCAGGGAACATTCGATTTGTATTGGATTGCAGTAAATCCTGATTGGCATAAACAAGGTGTAGGTAGTTTGCTCAACCGTCATTGTGAAGAATTGGTCAAGTCACTCGGTGGGCGATTGATTGTTGCTGAGACATCATCGAAACCGAATTACGAAACCACACGACGGTTCTATCATCTGCAGGGCTACCAAGAAGTTGCAAATATTAAAGACTACTACAAACCGGGTGACAGTCTTGTCATCTTCGGAAAATATGTTCAACAATAGAGAAAAACAACTATATGGAACTCTGGCAAGAGTTACTTCGTCAAAGCGTTGACACAGGAAAAGATTTAGTCGAACGGTTCGGGTTTGATAAAGACCTCGCCGACCGGCTGAATAAATTTTTCCACATTCGAATCAATCCATATTATCTCAGTTTGATTCGCCACCCCGGAGACCCCATCTGGCTTCAGTGCATTCCCGATGCAAAGGAGTTGATGGATGACGGTTTACCGGAAGACCCGTTAGCAGAAGATTCACACAGTCCCGTGCCGAGCATTGTGCACCGGTATCCCGACCGCGTATTGTTTCTGACGACAAGTCAATGTTCGATGTACTGCCGATTCTGCACGCGCAAGCGGAAGGTCGGCGACTCAACGAAGATAAACATGAAGTACATTCAGGACGGAATTGATTACATCGCGAAGCATCCTGAAATCCGCGATGTCATTCTTTCCGGCGGCGACCCGCTCACGCTCACCGATGTGATGGTGGAAAAAATCCTGAAAGGTTTGCGGCAGATTCCTCATGTTGAGATGATTCGTCTTGGAACGAAGATTCCGTGTGTGCTTCCTCAGCGCATCACTCCGAAACTTTGCAAGATTATCAAGAAGTATCATCCGGTGTATGTGAACACACATTTTAATCATCCGTGGGAATGTACTCCCGAAGCAAAGCGTGCATGTGAAATGCTTGCCGATGCCGGAGTTCCTATTGGCAATCAGGCAGTGTTGATGCGCGGTGTGAACGATGACGCTGAAGTAATGAAAGAGTTGTTCAGAAAACTCTTGACGATGCGTGTGCGTCCGTACTATCTCTATCAAGCCGACATTACGAAGGGAACGGATTATTTCCGCACACCTGTCAGCAAAGGGTTGGAGATTATGGACAAACTTCGAGGGCATACTTCCGGCTTGGCAATTCCCGCGTATGTGATTGATGCGCCCGGCGGCGGCGGAAAGATTCCTATTCTTCCGCAGTACGTCATTGGTCGCGCAGGAAAGAATATTATTCTCCGAAACTACAAGTACGAGATTTTCACTTATCCCGATGTTGAAGAAAATCCTGTTAACCACAATCCACCTGTTGAAAAACCATTTCTCCGCAAGCGAAGAAATGGAAACGGCAAGCACGAGCCGGAACATGAGACGGTGGAAGTGATGGCGTAAATATAATGTAGGGCGACTCGGCGAGTCGCCCTACTTTTTTGACATTCCTCAGGAATTTTTCTATCTTTTGTCAAGTTAATTTGATAAAATGAAACACTCACACTCAATCTTTTGCACGTATGATGATTACTTAACACTTCCCAATGATGGGAGACGTTATGAAGTCATTGATGGAGAACTTACTATGGCGCCAGCACCATTTACCGACCATCAAGATGTATTAAGAAACCTTGAATTCATTTTAGTTTCCTTTTTGAGAAAAACTCGATGGGGAATTTTATATGCTGCACCGACTGATGTTGTCTTTTCAATGACCGACATTGTTCAACCGGATTTGCTTGTTGTAGCTCGCGAGCGAAAAGAAATTATTACAAAGAAAAATATCATTGCCGCTCCGGATCTCGTCATAGAAATTCTCTCACCATCCTCAACTCTTACAGACAGAACAACAAAGAAAGCTCTCTACGAAAAATATGGAGTAAAGGAATACTGGATTGTTGACCCGGATGAACAAGCGATTGAAGTGTTCAATCTTGAAAACAAGATTTTCATCATGATGAATGTATTCAAATCAGATGAACAATTAACGTCGAAATTACTTAAAGAATTAGTTGTTGATTTGAAGGAAGTGTTTGAAACATAATTTCTATGCCGTCAGGTTTTTCAACCTGACGACTTTCTTGTCGGGAGGAAACTCCCGACATCACATCGAAAAGTGAGTGATAATAATGGATAGTGCTACGCTCGATAGTTTGATCGCTTTGCTGAAATGCGATTCTCACAAAGCGAGGTTGGCCAAGAAGCTAGATATCAGTCTGACATCAAGACTTTCGGATGCCGATATGGACGCATTTGCAGATGTTTTACTCGATCAGACTGGCCGCATCGTTGGCGATTACTATTCACGACTTTTCGATTTCTATTTATCATGTAATCACAATGATGACGCAATTCAGGCAGTCGGCAATATTTGGTTAGCGACGTTTTCAAAAATAGATGATGAGCAAAAGCAGACTCTGCTAGATCACTTTGCCCGAACAGATAATCACTCCTTCTGGCCCCTTGTTCCGATTCTTAGCACAATTCTACTTTCTGTGCGATTCGAGCCCGAATACTTGGCTCACTTCTTTATTGAAATGAGCAACAAGATCAAGGGGGACATGGCAGGCGGAGAATTCTACAAAGTCCTCGAATTATTATGCAGAGAAAGAAGTGATCTTTCGTTGAAGATCGTTGAGAACATTTCACGTACAGCTTCATCAGATATAGATGTGCACCTCTTATCCATACTATTAGGGAGTTTACGAAACTCGTCTTCTGTTTCGTCAGAAACAAGGGAATCGATCTCATCGCTTGAAAGATCCTTCAAGTCATCCCCTAATCTGACACTGAGAAAGAGCTATTACTTCTCTTTTGCGTATTCCTCTCTCTCACGAGATCTATCGGCAATTCCAGTTCGTGAGCTAATCGATGAGATTCTCCAAGGACAATCCGGCAATCCAAATGACTCGTTAGAATTCTTAGCCCGCATTTCAAGAACTCAGGTTGGGAACCCAGCATCTCAAACAATATTGCTGAATCACCTAAGATCAATCGCACCGAACATCATACGGTCTGGAATTCAGCAGTATTTATCCATTCTATCCAGTGCGATACACTCTGCAAAAAGATTACCTGACCAAGCCATCGTTGCGGAAGTGTTGGATTCATTGTCATCTGCTTCTGAGATGTTCATTCCTGACCAAGCGAATGAGCACGGACTTGTCTCTCTCTTGGGCGACATTCTATTCAGAAGCGCTTCTTATCTAGACAGGATTCTCGATGTTGTGGCTTGCCTTGATCGCGATTTGACCAGGCGGATTCTTTCAAATAATTCCTTTGAATATCACGCGAGCAAATTAGGCGGGCCAGAATTGTCACAATTACTAGGCAGGAGATTGGTTTCCACAAACTCTAGAGAGCGTTTTCTTGCTCTTGCCATGCTTGAGACCAGAACGAGCCTTGGTTGGGAGTTGGATCTATCCACTTTTCAACCGGACGAAACGGCACTTGCGATCTTATTGCTTGAGATAAAGAATCACACACTTTTGGGAGAAGCAACTTCTCAACTATTGATTTCTGTCCTTCCGCTTTTCGAAAAAGCGCCGGAAGCGATCAAGAGCGAATTCTTCCACTATCTATTCTTTCAAGCCGGCAACTATCCAGGGGCTTGTTTAGAAACATGGAAAGCTATTGGATCTCCAAGTCCTATCTTGGCTGAAGTCATTAAGATGGCGGACCATTACTTCGAGAACCTAAGAAAGAATGAGCTGAAGTTTATTCCCCAGACCTTTCCCAGCTTGGATGAGATATCAAAGCGAGGTGCGAGAGAGCAGTCAAGAAAGATAAGCGAAGAAGTAGATAAGCGATCGGTGTTTGTTGCGCTTGCGCATAAAGTGGCAATTATCTACGGGGAGAGTTGGGCTACAATTTCTCAAGGGCAACTTGGCGCTGAATCTACACCCCAACCGATATCACATTCTGTAGAGTTTCCTCGTATGGAAGAGATTGACCCTGAAGGAATGATGCTCCAACGGATGGATGCCGGCGGACGTATTCATGCGATTGAGCGAGAGGGATCAAAACAGTGATTCCGGACCATTTCAAATCATTTTTGACTGATTATGTCGGGTCACTCAAGGAGCGAACCCGTGGTGAAAAGGGTGGGAACAAGTTTGGCCTAGATTGGCTGATATATAACTATGGTTTGCTGAACGGCCTGATACCAATTAGGCTGCCATTCAGACGCCAATCGGGTGCAGAGATTGCACAATCTACGGCTGGAACTGAGTTCGGGATTGACGTGGCTTTTCTGACGGCGGACGAACTCACATTAACGATATTTGTGCTTAAAGATGAGGAACTAACAAACCAAACATGGACGAAGCATTCGTTTGGTGATGACCTTGAAAAAGCAAAATATCCCGATTTGTCCAGATCTGAATTGAGTAAAGTCAATTCGGTTGAAATCATTCTTGCATACAACAAAGATGAAAAAGTTGAGGGAGTGCAGTTATTCGAGAATTTAGCGAAAGGCTCTAACCCTTCAATTCATCATCCTGTCGCCGGGGAAATTCCACTTAGTTTTGTCAGGTGGAATCTGAGCAAGATTGTCGACGAGATAGCGACTACGGCGCTAGATCCGACTATTCTTCCGCAGCACTTATCGGGAACGCTTGTTCACTTAAGCCATTTAGTGGCGCGTGTCGAGTATGGGACAAGTGAATGGAAGAACATGGTTGCCCCGGCGTGGGATTCATACCTGGATGAAGTTCTCTCAAGGTCTGGAAAAGTAGGCACACTTCAGACTATACCGATTAGCCTGATTGTGTTGAAATCATATCTTGAGACTTCGACATTCAATCAACTGTGCGGATGGATCGAACTTATTGAGTGGGCTGTAGTTAAAAGCTGGGGATATTTTGAAGATTCTGATGCCGAAGGTAAACAGATAATCTTTGGGCTTTTATCACACCTATATCTCCAAGAGTTGCTTTTCTACATTGGAGAGGCAGATAATTCACTCGGCGTCGAACATTCACTCTCTAAACCTAGAAGAGCCTTCAGCTATATCAACACAATAAATGATGCCAATCGTGCATATTGGTTGATTGCGCGTATCGGAATTCTGAGCTTGGCTTTACAGGATTGTATTGACACAGCAAGTCCGGCAGGTAAAAAGTTCGCAACCGATACAATACAAAAACTGGGCAAGACGCTCACCCGTCTTATTAACAACAATCCGGCCTGCTACCGTCCACTTATCGATCTCCATCATATTCAGATCTTCTTGGCTTGGCTCCTATTCTGGCAAACCGGTGCTCGGGACGAGATGTTTGCCTTGTTGCATTCCATAGCCACCAGGCTGCTTCTCCGAAGGACTGGTAGCCTCCCAATTCCATTTCCGGATGGTTGGAACCAAATTGATGTTGTGGCCGAATATGTAGCACTTGGTAAGCGTCCCTACGGCTATTGTGCTGAAAGCTCCTATCTCATTCTCATGCTTGCAGAGTTATCTTTCTCGTTTGAACCTGAAACTCGTGATCAGCTCTTAGAGAAGGTCTATACTCGCCTTACACTTGGTATTTCGCCTAGTGGCGAACAGTATATGTTCAAGCCGGACGGGTCAGACATACGACAACTGGATCTATTGTGGTGGTCACCGGATGACAAATGGATGAAGGAGCTCTTCAAAAAGAAATCACGAAATGGAGTTGCGGTAAACCTAATGGAGCTTGCTGACGATCAAAGCACAGAATCGTTGGCTGATAAATTCAGCCGGTTTGTAACTTCTACCCGGACCAAATATCCTTTTACGGTCGCAGCACATATTCCAAAATCTGTTCTTATTCTTGGATGCCTTTGGAATGAGTCTCCATTGCCTTCTGAATTTT
Coding sequences within it:
- a CDS encoding KamA family radical SAM protein — translated: MELWQELLRQSVDTGKDLVERFGFDKDLADRLNKFFHIRINPYYLSLIRHPGDPIWLQCIPDAKELMDDGLPEDPLAEDSHSPVPSIVHRYPDRVLFLTTSQCSMYCRFCTRKRKVGDSTKINMKYIQDGIDYIAKHPEIRDVILSGGDPLTLTDVMVEKILKGLRQIPHVEMIRLGTKIPCVLPQRITPKLCKIIKKYHPVYVNTHFNHPWECTPEAKRACEMLADAGVPIGNQAVLMRGVNDDAEVMKELFRKLLTMRVRPYYLYQADITKGTDYFRTPVSKGLEIMDKLRGHTSGLAIPAYVIDAPGGGGKIPILPQYVIGRAGKNIILRNYKYEIFTYPDVEENPVNHNPPVEKPFLRKRRNGNGKHEPEHETVEVMA
- a CDS encoding Uma2 family endonuclease, whose amino-acid sequence is MKHSHSIFCTYDDYLTLPNDGRRYEVIDGELTMAPAPFTDHQDVLRNLEFILVSFLRKTRWGILYAAPTDVVFSMTDIVQPDLLVVARERKEIITKKNIIAAPDLVIEILSPSSTLTDRTTKKALYEKYGVKEYWIVDPDEQAIEVFNLENKIFIMMNVFKSDEQLTSKLLKELVVDLKEVFET
- a CDS encoding GNAT family N-acetyltransferase codes for the protein MFSEQVSVRKFQSEDKPAIIKILRATNVFSDEEITIAIELMDDFLQKPNQQDYDVYTAVSEEGQVLGYYCVGPTPLTQGTFDLYWIAVNPDWHKQGVGSLLNRHCEELVKSLGGRLIVAETSSKPNYETTRRFYHLQGYQEVANIKDYYKPGDSLVIFGKYVQQ